A part of Palaemon carinicauda isolate YSFRI2023 chromosome 8, ASM3689809v2, whole genome shotgun sequence genomic DNA contains:
- the LOC137645136 gene encoding major facilitator superfamily domain-containing protein 6-B-like has translation MSVRLLLYGVVSNPWMFLPVHLTHGVSVGVFFTNMITYSHILGPEGTQATMQSVANGCFTIGKASGALLGGVLIQELGGSLTFIVMGGILSFYTILCMTINCAVQKCTSVSSEDVNALDTIDHSSKNANATENNARERLTSSTTSDKELDVAVKVDVQEKML, from the exons ATGAGCGTTCGACTACTGCTTTATGGCGTCGTGTCTAACCCTTGGATGTTCTTACCCGTTCACCTGACACACGGCGTATCCGTTGGGGTTTTCTTCACTAATATGATCACGTACAGTCATATCCTTGGCCCTGAAGGGACTCAGGCTACTATGCAGAGTGTTGCAAATGGATGCTTCACAATAG GAAAGGCCAGCGGAGCATTATTGGGAGGAGTTTTGATTCAGGAACTTGGTGGATCCTTAACATTTATCGTAATGGGAGGTATTCTCTCCTTCTACACTATTTTGTGCATGACTATCAACTGTGCTGTACAAAAGTGTACGTCAGTTTCAAGTGAAG ATGTTAATGCCTTGGATACCATTGATCATTCTTCCAAGAACGCAAATGCCACAGAGAACAATGCTCGTGAACGACTGACATCTTCCACAACATCCGACAAGGAACTGGATGTAGCCGTGAAAGTGGATGTCCAAGAAAAAATgctttag